In the genome of Brachypodium distachyon strain Bd21 chromosome 3, Brachypodium_distachyon_v3.0, whole genome shotgun sequence, the window TGTAGAGGAGCGCTGCAAGCCCTGCCGCGCGCGCGGTGAAGTACTCGGCTCCGCCTTTCCGGCGGGGGATCGTGTGGTTGGTGGCGACGCGGGGGACGGAGCCGTTGCTGTACCTGTCCTGTCTGTaaactcttcttcttcttccttttgaaAGCAAATGCCTGTAGTCTGTAGACCATTAGCTCTAGTCCTGTACAATACGCCTGTATATATACGTATAAAATACCCCACTGCCCAACACATACTGACAAAATAAATCCCGAGGAAATACTGCCGTCCCAAACATCTCTcgcatcgaggcacatgtttcTTGCACGTTTTATACGACGTGACAGAAAAGACAATGACCTTTTCTGCAACTTGGAAAGCCTCAAAGTTCATAATTGCCAGGTTTATTTCCAAATGTACTTGAAAATCAAAATATAATTTGAGCATTTCTTCCACCAACAGCACAGGACCTCACGAACTCAAGAACCACAACAGAAGTATGAGGACACCAGGTACTATTTGAGCATGTATAAACGCAGAAATTAACACAAGCACCCACCAAGATTTACTTGCACGACTCCATTATAATTTATAACCAGAGAGAGGAACACGTTATAGTACAGTTTACCAAAAAATACCAACCCACAATAACAAGAGTCAAAAGACAGACAGATCAAGGATATAAGAAAACCATCTCGCGCATCAATGCCGCAAAAATGGTTTTCTTACTATCCAGGTGCCAAAATCGACCTCAAATAATAGATGGAAATGTTTCCCATGCATGCGTTCAGGTGCCTCTCAAGGGGGGTTACAGGCTGCCGCAAACTCTAATCTCTGCTCGCCTCAAAGGTATACATAGAAGAAGCTATTTCCCCGCCCAGACAATCACATGAAGTCGAACTCGTCCGGGTCGTCATAAGAACCCGCACCAGGCCGGGCAACAAAgtcctcctctcctttctcTATATGGAGCTGCTTCTTTTTGGCTCCTGGGGAATTTATCATCGATGTTAGTATCATGTATTCTGATCCAAGCAATAGACACTACGTCTGCCTATTAAACATAAAGCGATACACATTAGGTCCAATAATCTCaccttgtttctttttgcctGCTGCAGCTTCCTTTTCAGCCTTGATCTTTTCATTAGCAATTGCTGTGACGGACGAAGCTATTTCCTTCGCATCCGCACCTTTCAACGATGTCATGGAAAGTCTCATGACATTCTTAAGTAGACCCATATAGTGAAAACTTTTCTGTATACATGAACCAAGGATGTCAGTTACccaattggagggagtaccaataGCTGTGTAAATGTTCAACAGACCTCATAGGGACGTAGTTTGTTTGCAATAAGCTCTGCATATTCCGCAAAGTCACTCTCAGATTTGGGGATAAAAGTATCTAATGACTTTTCACTGCCATCCTTCTTTGCGAAAAGCTCTGCTGTTGACTTGAAATCAGCTTCTTCCACTAGCCTGTAATAAGTAAACCGTCAGGGTGAATAAACTGCATGCAAAATATTAACAGCTGCTGTTTACAAATCTAGGAGAACGAAGTCATGACGAAGGCAGAGGCAAGAAAGCAGCATTAAGCAGTATACGGAGTTTCAACACCAGACCATAAAGTTACAGCAACAAAAGAACATCGTACCTTTGTTGGCGAAGCTTTTCTTTAGCAGGATCATCAAGAACCTCATCTTCTACTACTTCAGTACTTGTCGATGGCTGTTTGCCTTTTTTTGCAGCACTTTTAGCACTAGGTTTTGGAGCAGGCTTTTCTACAGGCTGTGGCTTAGGTTTCTGCATTTTAAGTATTAAAGCACCAGTGTGAAATCAGTAATAATTTGATATTAGGTGCATGTAGATGCGTATCTTACGACTGACAGCTAGTACTTGAGAGTAATAATTTTGATATTAGGTGCATGTAGCATCAACGTGAAGTATTGGTAATTAATTTTTCCCATTAAAACAAGTCATGAACAAAATAGCATATGGTCACTGCTAAACATTTCACCTAAGATATTCTTGTTGAGGCCAAAATAATAGACCAGGTGAACAGGCTACAGAACATAATTCAAGTGCCAAAATTGATAGCACTAGTTAGGACTTCATGTACACTTTACAGTGGGACCAACTGAAATTCATGGCACACTGAACACAAAGATTTATCTGGTGCAAATCTTcagcaacaaaacaaaaattatgaggGGAGGGTGGAATCAATATTGGCAAGTGGCCACAGGTCACAGATGTCACTGGTAAACCTCAAGTTAGATGCTATTTTCTAATTTAACCAGGTGGCTTCCTTGACTTTCTATAATAATGAAGaaccaaaataataattaaggGTTTTGCAGGGGCAGGGAGGGGGGCACAAGAATTTATGTCTACAAAGAAAAGGTGGCAAAACTTTTCAgtacctcttcctcctcctcttcccatGATTCTTTtacatcatcttcttccacaTCTTCATCATCCCAGTTACTTTTAAGCTTGGGTTCCGCAATAGGTGCAACTGGTTGAAAATCTTCAGCATCTATAATGTCATTTAGAAATTTATTTTCAAGAAGCCAACAAGAAAATTAGTATCAGACAAGCCAACACCAGCATAGGTAATAAATAAACAGGAATTCTAACGTACTCGAGGCTTCCTACAATCCAAACAGACTTTAAAGATGTGCTATAATAATCTTTAATACAGTATGGTAAAGCATTATCATTCGACCTCCCAATATAAACTGCACAGGTAGGCATTATGTGGAATCACTCGGCGACTGATATTTTCACCTTCAAATCAAGTTTGAAGTACAGTGTTGAAGAAGTTAACAAGAAAGCGACCTGctagatgtatatatacaggtAAACATGCGACTGGGATTTGTCTACTGTACTGTGCCCCTTAACCAGAACTAAGTGTGCACAACTATAATATGTTTGTGGAAATTCTAGAAGGCAATTCAATCCAGACAATGAGTGAAGGAGGGGTTTCAATCGCGAAACCTGCTTGCTGGGCGGAGGAGCGGGAACTGCTCACATGGGGAAACGAATCCTCCTCCGGCGAGAAGAACGCCACAGATCGGGAAGGCGAGCgagaggggagagagagagggggggggggggggggggggagtaaGCGCTCACCCCAGTCCTCCATGGCGGCTGGCCGGGCGGTCCTCGAGATCTGAACCGGCtggtcggcggcgaggcacGTGGGGgcgcggctagggtttccgcGGCGAGGggagacgcggcggcggcggcggcggctagcgGGCGGGGAAGGCAGGAAGGTTCTGGAGGAGTGTGGGGGAAAAGGATTGGAGGACGGGTGCTTCCGGCTCGCTCTTGGGGCCGGTCGGGTTTGTGTTTGCGCTGGGTCGGCGGCTTTGCTTCGACTTCGTGCTACGGAGTGGTATAAATAAAGAGAGATCTCGTAAATAAATAAACGAAAAGTCGGAACGGCGTCTCGGAGTAGATCGGAATACGGAACGGGTTCGGCCCAGGAGTTGCAATACGGCCCGGCCCGTGTTCGTTTGATTCCAGCGGGGGTGTCAGCAAGGGTTTTGTTGTCGTAGCCGTTGGAACCTTTTTCCTTATGCAAAGCTCTCTGGACCAAAGTAATTGTACAACACATCTGGAAACAACATTGGAAAGCAAGTAAGCAACAGGGCCTGCCCTTTTCTTTGCCAAGCTCGCGgcattatatactccctccgtttcataattcttgtcaaaatattacgtgtatctagaccTTTTTTatggaatagatacatctatttttggacaaatttgagataagaattatgaaatggatgGAGCACTTGGTTTCGTCTTTTGCCTCCTTCATTTGCAAGGTACTTGGGGACATTGGCATGCTTTGTCAGTAAAAGCTCTTGCTATGATCATATCCAGAAACAGCGAAATTCATACCTTCACACAGGATGATAGTGTGCCTTCGagttaagaaagaaaatgtcaaGCACAAAGaagacaacaacaaaaaaaaattgatctgATCTGCAAATCTAGCACTATGTTTCTCTTTTATCTTCAAGGATCTAGCCTAGAACTAGCAGCAATAGTAGTAGTGACAATACAACACCAGGAAAACAAATTCACGCTGATCAGCCTAGACAAACTCTGCCCTAAAAGAGCCTACACTGCTTATTTACACTTCGAAAATCCAGAAGGAATTAAGGTGCTGCCTGCACGTCGACTCTTCTACGACTTGAGGACCGCGCCTTCGGTTATCTTCCACCCTCCGGATTTGGCGAAGGTCATCTCGTACCGTGTGGTGTACTTGGTGTCGTACGAGTCGTTGTTCTTGGGGTTGGTTACATCGGTGAGCTGGCCTGCCTCCTCGATCGTAGCCTCCACGGTTGCACGTCGACCGTCCATGGAGACGGTGATGCTGTCGATCGTCACGTCGGACAGTTTGTAGTCCCAGAACCAGCCGTTGCGCTCAATCTCCGCTGCTCGGTCGGTCCATACCTTTAGCATGTTGCCATCGAGAACCTGCATGAATGGGGGAAATCAGCACCGGTTTTCGATTACCATCGCCAGGGAGATAGGAAAAAAGCAGCAAAAATAGTTCTTGGGAAATAATGCTGCGCCAATGTAAGTTTTAAAAAGGCAGGCAAGCAGGGTTACAATGAACCGCATGACCCATATGAGACTATCAAAAGTCGCAGAAGTACAGGCCAGCAAAAGtgttcagattttttttttaggaaaagtGTTCAGGGTTTTGAACCTCACCTCTTGCAATGATGCAACAGAATGATCTGACCCCAAGGCCTTGGATTTTATACTCTGCCACTTGCGGACAATATCTTCTGCCAACTTCGCATCCATTCTAGGAATCTGTATTGACTCATCCAATGCATGGTCTTCAACAAATAAATATGTACGGATTAGATTAGGTATGATGCATACTACATGATTCGTAGCATATCAGTACTACGATTTCAGAAACATTTCACATATGGATCAAACATTTGGTACATAACTTTGTTTTACATGTCAACCCAAAGCTGCTAACTCAAGAATGTAGTGTTATTGGACAGCAAAGATGAACAGAAAAAAATGGTGTTAGGCTACTTACCATCAACTGAATTGACAACATCAGCGACTGCCACGGACTCATGCTCGCTCCTCATAGCAGGGAGCACCCTCTTACGTGGCATGTACTTCAGGCCTATTACTGTCAACAGCGCAAAGAATGCACTAGCAGAGACAATCTTCAAAGCCGCATTCTTGGAACCATAGATGTCATATCCAGCACCATTTTCCTCAAGAGATTGCTCAAGACCATCGTCAGGATTTTCCATGGCTGACAGGTCTAGCCGTTCTATCAGTGGAAAAACCTTGCTGAATGCTTGGAGAGCACTTGATTTCACGGTACCAAGAGCAGCTGTAGCTTGAGCACCAAGTTTTGCTATAGCGGCAGCAGCCGCCAGATGAGAAGCCCCACCACCTTCCATCATTTCAAGGTAGCTTAGAACTTTTGGGTCATCATAGTAGTCTCCAAGTCTAAACTGCATACCCCGAGTATCTCTGCTCCTAGGGAAAACCTCTGAGACAAGCCAAGTCTCCAAAAGCTTACACAACCCTGGAAGAAGATCATTCTCTTGGTCAATGCTAGAGTTGTTCACGATAAACTCTACAATTTTAGGGTCTCTATGCGGCGAGGATTCATTGTCAATCCCAAGCCAAATTCTGCAGTTACTAATATCTCCCACAAGCAATGAACAAAGTGCCCTTTCCAATGCAAGATCCATCTCATTATCATAAGCATATTGAGAACCTATATTGAACTTCTGCAGTTGTTCGAAAAGATCATCTGCCATCATGATGAGTTCTGGCCTTTTACTTACAATTGCTTGAGCAACATTTGCCAGCGCCACACTATAGATTTCAAACCATTCAGGTGGTATGCTATTCGGTGTTTTTGAAAAGAAATCCATCTGAGATTTGCAGTAACACAAAATGAATCAACATACTCTGAAAAATGCGGTGCTGCAACATGAACAGGGGCGACTGCCTCATGAaaactgatgatatatacaaaCCTGCTCAGCAGATGTCATCTGCAAAAAAGCCTCATTCATGTAGGCTTCACGAGAAAATCCTCCTCCAACGGTAGAAATACCTCCTCTACCAACACTCCACAAAATGTTTCTCACACCTCGAAGACCTTCTTGGCGTTTGCTCTGATGTTTTTCATCAAGAGGGAGGGCAAGAAGCTCCAAAACACAACGAGGTGTGATCTCCTCCAAAGTTTCATCAATCTGTGACAGCAGATCAGGTGCAAGATTGCTCGCCCCATCCTCCTACAGAAAAAATATCTGTTGGTACTGCTTCCAAAGATCTTTCTTAGCAAAATAAAGCATATGCATTTCAAATTGATCTTCACATGTTTATCTGATTATATCCGATTAAAAATACAATTAAATATTGAGTCTTTTTATACTTTGATCTTGTAGAGTGTAGACCTCTGGCTCTTCTACATTATATCATACTATTTATTTAAACTTATTTGGCAGGATCTGTCCCTATTATTCTCCTAAAAAGGAATGATAGATGGTTTAAAAGTAAAATATCAATAACTAATTTGCTCATTCAGTAACAGCCAGGTTTTAGCGGCTCACAATGATACGCTAATTAAATTTTAGGGCGAAAGGGGGAAATGAAAAAAACTGAACATTCATCATCTGTAAATAGTGTTAATTCAGCTCGGTGTAAAATACAAGAACAAATGGCTATACTATAGTGAATTAGGGCTGAAATTGAGCAAATTCAAGATTTGGGAGACATTGAAGCAAGGCTTTGACAGATCCTAATAAAAGAAAGATTACATACAGAAATACTGAAGGAAAAACTGTCGTGATTGATGTTTAGTTGTCTCCCATAAG includes:
- the LOC100834330 gene encoding eukaryotic translation initiation factor 3 subunit J-A, with the translated sequence MEDWDAEDFQPVAPIAEPKLKSNWDDEDVEEDDVKESWEEEEEEKPKPQPVEKPAPKPSAKSAAKKGKQPSTSTEVVEDEVLDDPAKEKLRQQRLVEEADFKSTAELFAKKDGSEKSLDTFIPKSESDFAEYAELIANKLRPYEKSFHYMGLLKNVMRLSMTSLKGADAKEIASSVTAIANEKIKAEKEAAAGKKKQGAKKKQLHIEKGEEDFVARPGAGSYDDPDEFDFM
- the LOC100835242 gene encoding protein ACCUMULATION AND REPLICATION OF CHLOROPLASTS 6, chloroplastic, whose amino-acid sequence is MEGFHNLLARPNTAPLAFSLPRPRRRPAEAVIVCRAASRWADRLFADFHLLPSATPAATDPPAAAPAGASTAPFVPLFPDAADRSLPLQVDFYKVLGAEPHFLGDGVKRAFEARVAKPLQFGYSTDALISRRQMLQIAHDTLTNQSSRTEYDRALSENRDAALTLDVAWDKVPGVLCALQEAGEAQAVLAIGEQLLEDRPPKRFKQDVVLAMALAYVDVSRDAMATSPPDVIRCCEVLERALKLLQEDGASNLAPDLLSQIDETLEEITPRCVLELLALPLDEKHQSKRQEGLRGVRNILWSVGRGGISTVGGGFSREAYMNEAFLQMTSAEQMDFFSKTPNSIPPEWFEIYSVALANVAQAIVSKRPELIMMADDLFEQLQKFNIGSQYAYDNEMDLALERALCSLLVGDISNCRIWLGIDNESSPHRDPKIVEFIVNNSSIDQENDLLPGLCKLLETWLVSEVFPRSRDTRGMQFRLGDYYDDPKVLSYLEMMEGGGASHLAAAAAIAKLGAQATAALGTVKSSALQAFSKVFPLIERLDLSAMENPDDGLEQSLEENGAGYDIYGSKNAALKIVSASAFFALLTVIGLKYMPRKRVLPAMRSEHESVAVADVVNSVDDHALDESIQIPRMDAKLAEDIVRKWQSIKSKALGSDHSVASLQEVLDGNMLKVWTDRAAEIERNGWFWDYKLSDVTIDSITVSMDGRRATVEATIEEAGQLTDVTNPKNNDSYDTKYTTRYEMTFAKSGGWKITEGAVLKS